A single window of Pseudomonas marginalis DNA harbors:
- a CDS encoding methyl-accepting chemotaxis protein has product MVSGLQAGIEQLASSAQSLSSVTEQTNVEVSSQKEETEQVATAMNQMTATVHDVARNAEQAAQAAQTADEKVDSGQQVVRQSLQRIELLATSSTRASTSIESLSAEIQNIGTVLSVIKSVAEQTNLLALNAAIEAARAGEQGRGFAVVADEVRALAKRTQQSTEEIERLVSTLRSAAQSSVQQIQQSGELVKLAVSDALETESALGSIAVAVSLIQQMNQQIAAAAEEQSSVAEEINRSVTSIRASADQSALSMQGNAASSIQLAQLGAELKGMVGHFRL; this is encoded by the coding sequence ATGGTCAGCGGCCTGCAGGCCGGTATCGAACAATTGGCCAGCTCGGCGCAGTCGCTGTCCAGCGTGACCGAGCAGACCAATGTCGAGGTCAGCAGCCAGAAGGAAGAAACCGAGCAGGTCGCTACCGCGATGAACCAGATGACCGCCACCGTGCACGATGTGGCACGCAACGCCGAGCAGGCCGCACAAGCCGCGCAGACGGCGGATGAAAAAGTCGACAGCGGCCAGCAGGTGGTGCGCCAGAGTTTGCAGCGTATCGAATTGTTGGCCACGTCCAGTACACGCGCGAGCACCAGCATCGAGAGCCTCAGTGCCGAAATCCAGAATATCGGCACCGTGCTGAGCGTGATCAAAAGCGTCGCCGAACAGACCAACCTGCTGGCCCTGAACGCAGCCATCGAAGCCGCCCGCGCAGGCGAACAGGGCCGGGGTTTTGCGGTGGTGGCCGATGAAGTACGGGCACTGGCCAAGCGCACCCAGCAGTCGACCGAAGAAATCGAGCGGCTGGTCAGTACCTTGCGCAGCGCGGCGCAATCATCGGTGCAGCAGATCCAGCAAAGTGGCGAACTGGTCAAGCTGGCGGTCAGCGATGCGCTGGAAACCGAAAGTGCCCTGGGCAGCATTGCGGTAGCGGTGTCGTTGATCCAGCAGATGAACCAGCAGATTGCCGCTGCGGCTGAGGAGCAGAGCTCGGTGGCCGAAGAGATCAACCGTAGTGTCACCAGTATTCGTGCGAGTGCCGATCAATCGGCGTTGAGCATGCAGGGCAATGCGGCGTCGAGCATCCAGCTGGCGCAGTTGGGGGCGGAGCTCAAGGGGATGGTGGGGCACTTCCGCCTTTGA
- a CDS encoding alpha/beta fold hydrolase, protein MPIAVIDGQPLHYVDQGTGPVVLLGSSYLWDRDMWAPQIEALSQQYRVIVPELWGHGESGQLPAPTHTLDDLARQVLALLDHLEIAQINLAGLSVGGMWGARLALQAPERINSLVLMDTYLGAEPEATRQYYFSLFKMIEDAGAIPEPLLDVIAPIFFRPDIDRESALYQDFRKSLQDFPRERLLHSIVPLGRLIFSREDVLEQLPRLDADTTLVMCGEQDKPRPPAESEEMAELIGCALILIPDAGHISSRENPDFVNEALLTFLANHA, encoded by the coding sequence ATGCCTATCGCCGTCATTGATGGACAACCGCTGCATTACGTCGACCAGGGCACCGGCCCTGTCGTCCTGCTCGGCTCAAGCTACCTGTGGGACCGCGACATGTGGGCCCCGCAGATCGAAGCCCTGTCACAACAGTACCGGGTCATCGTGCCCGAACTGTGGGGCCACGGCGAATCGGGCCAACTCCCCGCCCCCACCCACACCCTCGACGACCTTGCGCGCCAGGTCCTGGCCCTGCTTGACCATTTGGAGATCGCACAGATCAACCTGGCAGGCCTGTCGGTGGGCGGCATGTGGGGCGCACGCCTGGCATTGCAGGCCCCCGAGCGGATCAACAGCCTGGTGCTGATGGACACCTACCTCGGTGCCGAGCCAGAGGCCACGCGCCAGTATTACTTCTCGTTGTTCAAGATGATTGAAGATGCCGGCGCCATTCCTGAGCCGTTGCTGGATGTGATCGCGCCGATCTTCTTTCGCCCCGACATCGACCGCGAATCGGCGCTCTACCAGGATTTTCGCAAGTCACTGCAGGACTTTCCCCGGGAACGCCTGCTGCACAGCATCGTCCCCCTGGGTCGATTGATCTTCAGCCGCGAAGATGTACTGGAGCAACTACCGCGGCTGGACGCCGATACCACCTTGGTGATGTGTGGCGAACAGGACAAGCCTCGGCCACCCGCCGAATCCGAGGAAATGGCCGAACTGATTGGCTGTGCCCTGATCCTGATTCCAGACGCCGGGCATATCTCCAGCCGGGAGAACCCGGATTTCGTCAACGAAGCGCTGCTGACCTTCCTCGCCAACCACGCCTGA